A part of Nocardioides sp. WS12 genomic DNA contains:
- a CDS encoding cytidine deaminase, translating into MVDWDALQAAAIEIAAHAYAPYSGYRVGAAGLAEDGRLLVGCNVENAGYGVTLCAECGLVSQLHATGGGRLTHFVCVNGSGDVIMPCGRCRQLLWEAGGAPLEVMTPEGVLTMDQVLPQAFGPENLI; encoded by the coding sequence GTGGTCGACTGGGACGCCCTGCAAGCCGCTGCGATCGAGATCGCTGCGCACGCCTACGCGCCGTACTCCGGTTATCGGGTCGGTGCAGCGGGCCTCGCCGAGGACGGGCGCCTGCTCGTCGGCTGCAATGTCGAGAACGCCGGGTACGGCGTCACGCTGTGCGCCGAGTGCGGACTGGTCTCCCAGTTGCACGCGACCGGCGGTGGTCGGCTGACGCACTTCGTCTGTGTGAATGGCTCCGGCGACGTGATCATGCCGTGCGGCCGCTGCCGCCAGTTGCTGTGGGAAGCCGGGGGAGCGCCGCTCGAGGTGATGACACCCGAAGGCGTGCTGACCATGGATCAGGTGCTGCCGCAGGCCTTCGGCCCCGAGAACCTCATCTAG
- a CDS encoding BMP family ABC transporter substrate-binding protein, with protein sequence MKTWKRTSAAAAVALMASAGLAACGDAPEEGSDAKSDFLPCILSDAGGFNDKSFNQLSYEGVKDAAEELNSEYKEFESKNENDYAGALDGFVTAGCDAIVTVGFALSAATVESAKANPDIEYILIDDAADNDFNGTKDADNIKPILYDTAQAAFLAGYAAADYTKTGVVGTYGGQPFPTVTIFMDGFKQGVEYYAKEKQKDVKLVGWEGGDKGVFTGGFDANEKATNTAKQILDQNADIILPVGGPIYQGALTAIADSGKDIALVGVDADFFETDPKTADVIFTSILKNMKQSTTEAVLAAGNDEFNADAYVGTLENDGVGLAPFHNFESKISDTLAAELETVKAGIIDGSIPVTSYLNK encoded by the coding sequence GTGAAGACCTGGAAGAGGACGTCGGCGGCCGCGGCCGTGGCACTCATGGCGAGCGCGGGCCTGGCCGCGTGTGGCGACGCACCGGAAGAGGGCTCGGACGCCAAGAGCGACTTCCTGCCCTGCATCCTTTCCGACGCGGGCGGCTTCAACGACAAGTCGTTCAACCAGCTGAGCTACGAGGGCGTGAAGGACGCGGCCGAGGAGCTCAACAGCGAGTACAAGGAATTCGAGTCGAAGAACGAGAACGACTACGCCGGTGCCCTCGACGGCTTCGTCACCGCTGGCTGCGACGCCATCGTGACGGTCGGCTTCGCTCTCTCCGCTGCCACGGTCGAGTCCGCGAAGGCCAACCCCGACATCGAGTACATCCTCATCGATGACGCGGCCGACAACGACTTCAACGGCACCAAGGACGCCGACAACATCAAGCCGATCCTGTACGACACGGCTCAGGCGGCGTTCCTCGCCGGCTACGCGGCCGCTGACTACACGAAGACCGGCGTCGTCGGCACGTACGGCGGCCAGCCGTTCCCGACCGTGACGATCTTCATGGACGGCTTCAAGCAGGGCGTGGAGTACTACGCCAAGGAGAAGCAGAAGGACGTCAAGCTCGTCGGCTGGGAGGGCGGCGACAAGGGCGTCTTCACCGGTGGCTTCGACGCCAACGAGAAGGCGACCAACACCGCCAAGCAGATCCTCGACCAGAACGCCGACATCATCCTGCCGGTCGGTGGTCCGATCTACCAGGGCGCGCTGACCGCCATCGCCGACTCGGGCAAGGACATCGCCCTCGTCGGTGTGGACGCCGACTTCTTCGAGACCGACCCGAAGACGGCCGACGTCATCTTCACCTCGATCCTCAAGAACATGAAGCAGTCCACGACCGAGGCCGTGCTGGCTGCGGGCAACGACGAGTTCAACGCTGACGCCTACGTCGGCACGCTGGAGAACGACGGAGTCGGCCTGGCGCCGTTCCACAACTTCGAGAGCAAGATCTCCGAC